From the Maioricimonas rarisocia genome, one window contains:
- a CDS encoding leucine-rich repeat domain-containing protein, translating into MSTTTPHEHDHRSHVPQPRSNLLPGIVVLLLLAVPLLWLGTYGYLQHKRLERLRGMHARFNAEPRRMAWVHNALMATLGNRAAAPFQDVTSLVIERQPVSVDDARWLQEFPELTALHLLSVGLTDDHLEPISEMTQLRALAMKGPSITDRGFARLGRLRNLRQIMLREAELTGASFRHLAGLPDLTTLTIEGGRLGKNGIGNLAALPSLNRLELHYAPGRTIDLEHLHRLPALTSLTLEADTLPPGTIDDIARVKTLRGLTLIGPEVTDEDLRTLQSLPDLKRLAMYDVVVSQEAVDAFRTARPDCRLEGKRRPER; encoded by the coding sequence ATGTCTACGACCACTCCACACGAGCACGACCATCGCTCCCACGTCCCGCAACCGCGCAGTAACCTGCTGCCCGGCATCGTGGTCCTCCTGCTCCTGGCCGTCCCTCTTCTCTGGCTTGGCACCTACGGCTACCTGCAGCACAAGCGGCTCGAACGGCTCAGGGGAATGCATGCCCGGTTCAATGCTGAACCTCGCCGCATGGCCTGGGTGCACAACGCATTGATGGCAACGCTCGGCAACAGGGCCGCGGCGCCCTTTCAGGATGTCACGTCACTCGTCATCGAACGGCAGCCGGTCTCGGTCGACGATGCCCGCTGGCTGCAGGAGTTCCCCGAACTGACCGCCCTGCATCTGCTGAGCGTCGGACTGACGGATGACCATCTCGAACCGATCAGCGAGATGACGCAACTACGGGCACTCGCGATGAAGGGCCCGTCCATCACCGACCGGGGGTTCGCCCGGCTCGGCCGCCTGAGAAATCTGCGGCAGATCATGCTCCGCGAAGCCGAACTGACGGGGGCATCGTTCCGCCATCTGGCCGGTCTGCCCGACCTCACAACGCTGACGATCGAGGGAGGCCGGCTGGGGAAGAACGGCATCGGAAATCTCGCCGCCCTGCCGTCACTGAATCGACTGGAACTGCATTACGCCCCCGGCCGCACCATCGACCTCGAACACCTGCACCGCCTGCCTGCGCTCACCAGCCTCACCCTCGAAGCCGACACGCTCCCGCCCGGAACGATCGACGACATTGCCCGCGTCAAGACGCTGCGCGGGCTGACGTTGATCGGCCCCGAAGTGACCGATGAGGACCTCCGCACGCTGCAGTCGTTGCCGGACCTCAAGCGGCTCGCCATGTACGACGTCGTCGTGTCCCAGGAAGCAGTCGACGCATTCCGCACGGCACGCCCCGACTGCCGGCTGGAGGGGAAGCGACGTCCGGAGCGGTGA
- a CDS encoding HNH endonuclease — protein MMDAKTRRRVRERAKDRCEYCLLPQAAAPFLTFHIEHVHAVQHGRDDSLDNLCLACPHCNLHKGPNLTTLSEDTGEIIRLFHPRNDAWADHFRLAGAQIVGLSEEGIATVRLLKMNTPDQIRIRAALMQRGEF, from the coding sequence ATGATGGACGCAAAGACCCGGCGCCGCGTTCGTGAGCGTGCGAAAGATCGATGCGAATACTGCCTGCTCCCCCAGGCAGCCGCCCCGTTCCTGACGTTTCACATCGAGCACGTCCATGCGGTGCAGCATGGTCGTGACGACAGTCTCGACAACCTTTGTCTCGCCTGCCCACACTGCAACCTCCATAAGGGGCCGAACCTCACAACGCTGTCCGAGGATACAGGCGAAATCATTCGCTTGTTTCACCCTCGCAATGACGCGTGGGCAGACCACTTTCGACTCGCTGGCGCCCAAATTGTCGGCCTCTCCGAAGAGGGAATTGCCACCGTCCGACTGCTGAAGATGAACACTCCGGACCAGATCCGAATCCGTGCCGCGCTAATGCAACGCGGCGAGTTCTGA
- a CDS encoding alpha/beta hydrolase codes for MNCRLIAALALLVLSFGTVASAQKLTADVPYVENGHERHVLDIYTAEGSSGSGRPVMFWIHGGGWQVGDKSDVALKPKVLTERGFVFVSTNYRLLPEVEMDVLIRDVAKSLAWVHRNISRYGGDPDRIFVGGHSAGAQLAALICTDDRYLKEQGVPFDVLQGCVPVDGDTYDIPKIIMTAEHRQALYGGRMPTFGHRQKFGNDPEKHVDFSAVTHVAKDKGIPPFLILYFSGNPETRAQARRLESVLRDADVPAKAFGVRDSNHSRLNNDLGKPDDRATGELYEFLDPLVGDK; via the coding sequence ATGAACTGCAGGCTCATCGCTGCCCTGGCTCTACTTGTGCTCTCCTTCGGCACTGTTGCCTCTGCCCAGAAGCTGACCGCCGATGTTCCCTATGTCGAGAACGGCCACGAGCGGCACGTTCTTGACATCTACACGGCAGAAGGATCTTCCGGGTCAGGCCGCCCGGTGATGTTCTGGATTCATGGCGGCGGGTGGCAGGTGGGCGACAAGAGCGATGTGGCGCTCAAGCCGAAGGTTCTGACGGAGCGGGGATTCGTCTTCGTCTCCACGAACTACCGGCTGCTGCCCGAGGTGGAGATGGACGTGCTGATCCGCGACGTCGCGAAATCTCTCGCCTGGGTGCACAGGAACATCAGCCGTTATGGCGGCGATCCGGATCGCATCTTTGTCGGCGGGCATTCCGCCGGTGCTCAGCTGGCCGCGCTGATCTGCACCGACGACCGGTACCTGAAGGAACAGGGCGTTCCCTTCGATGTCCTGCAGGGATGTGTGCCGGTCGATGGCGATACGTATGACATTCCCAAGATCATCATGACGGCCGAGCACCGGCAGGCACTTTATGGCGGCAGGATGCCGACATTCGGCCACCGGCAGAAGTTCGGCAACGATCCCGAAAAGCACGTCGACTTTTCGGCCGTCACACATGTCGCAAAGGACAAGGGGATTCCGCCGTTTCTGATTCTGTACTTCAGCGGCAATCCGGAGACGCGGGCACAGGCCCGCCGGCTCGAGAGCGTGCTGCGGGACGCGGACGTTCCGGCGAAGGCCTTCGGCGTGCGGGACTCGAACCACAGCCGGCTCAATAACGACCTGGGTAAGCCGGATGATCGGGCGACGGGCGAACTCTACGAGTTTCTCGATCCGCTGGTCGGCGACAAGTAG